One segment of Rhipicephalus sanguineus isolate Rsan-2018 chromosome 6, BIME_Rsan_1.4, whole genome shotgun sequence DNA contains the following:
- the LOC119397351 gene encoding putative nuclease HARBI1 yields the protein MPDEQFRRHFRLSKVTVWWLCDEVADELRGSRPTALSVERKVLCALRFFATGSFQSSVESEETVAVTQPAVSRCVRRVAQATVNAGTRNKWVHFPRTPEEKAAVKEGFLRLGPLPGVIGCVDGSFVAIVAPRGEQKASFWCRKGYFALNVMFVCDADMRILAVDPLRPGSDYDSHIWGTSWVRERFEEGRVDTTGEYLLGDGAYPLEPWLMVPVQGRPHRDSAEGKYNSAHASMRSIVERCIGLLKSRFRCLQRYRTLHYSPERSSIIVAACAVLHNLCIEEGDIGVDDFSDDSGDESSEHGSSIDDDPQPRFRRGRSSHFMYLRGQAVRNGLIGLFGRTRQQHLQYLRRVRRRLRRLQR from the exons ATGCCAGACGAACAGTTTCGGCGTCACTTTCGCCTTAGTAAAGTAACAGTGTGGTGGTTGTGCGACGAAGTCGCCGATGAACTGAGGGGCTCGCGGCCAACTGCGCTCTCGGTGGAGCGGAAAGTATTGTGCGCCCTGCGTTTCTTCGCCACCGGGTCCTTCCAATCGTCGGTGGAAAGCGAGGAGACCGTAGCGGTGACGCAGCCCGCGGTCAGCAGGTGTGTCCGACGTGTGGCTCAGGCTACCGTCAACGCCGGGACCCGCaacaagtgggttcacttcccGAGGACGCCGGAGGAGAAGGCGGCCGTGAAGGAGGGATTCCTTCGCCTTGGACCTCTACCTGGCGTCATCGGATGCGTTGATGGTAGCTTCGTCGCCATCGTCGCACCGAGGGGCGAGCAGAAGGCGTCTTTCTGGTGCCGCAAAGGGTATTTCGCCCTGAACGTCATGTTC GTCTGTGACGCTGACATGCGGATCCTCGCCGTCGACCCGCTGCGACCAGGGTCGGACTACGACAGCCACATCTGGGGCACGTCGTGGGTCCGCGAACGTTTCGAGGAGGGCCGCGTTGACACGACTGGCGAGTACCTTCTCG GGGACGGCGCCTACCCCCTCGAGCCTTGGCTTATGGTCCCGGTGCAAGGTCGTCCTCACAGGGATAGTGCAGAAGGCAAGTACAACTCTGCACATGCATCAATGCGTTCCATAGTGGAGCGTTGTATTGGGCTACTGAAGAGCCGCTTTCGCTGCCTTCAGCGGTACCGTACCCTCCACTACTCACCGGAACGTTCTTCCATCATTGTTGCTGCATGTGCAGTGTTGCACAACCTTTGTATTGAAGAAGGTGACATAGGTGTTGACGATTTCAGCGATGACAGTGGCGACGAGAGCAGCGAGCACGGCAGCTCTATCGATGATGACCCCCAACCTCGGTTTAGACGGGGGAGGTCATCACACTTTATGTACTTGCGTGGACAAGCTGTCCGCAACGGCCTTATCGGCTTGTTTGGCAGGACAAGGCAGCAACACCTGCAGTATTTAAGAAGGGTGCGCAGGCGACTGCGCCGCTTGCAGCGATGA